The following are from one region of the Alkalimarinus sediminis genome:
- a CDS encoding formylglycine-generating enzyme family protein — protein sequence MIMPKRYHHLLSILALSGLLSACQSPSDDTPTLESDIERVIQQTLDNMVFVEGGSFIMGDFGKLERNNDGSQFLAHWSSDKDDDFLHKVTLDSFSINKYEVTWEEFDTFSRATNRQLYEDGLWFHKPQIPAFMPNWNEAKAYCDWLAKQTGLAFDMPTEAQWEYAARSRGLNVPFGTNDGMIDRNGSNISGWYDDPKHAATGDYYPPNPLGLHHMSGNVSEYVKDWYAEDYYQHSPELNPQGPDTGQKKVIRGGSYHSSSRFNLAIRRDSVEPDKADYVGLRCVINNPAPIHQ from the coding sequence ATGATCATGCCAAAACGCTACCATCATCTATTGTCCATTTTAGCTCTATCAGGGCTGCTCTCTGCCTGTCAGTCACCCTCTGATGATACCCCAACCTTAGAGTCAGATATTGAACGTGTAATCCAACAAACCCTGGATAATATGGTCTTTGTCGAAGGCGGCAGTTTTATCATGGGGGACTTCGGTAAGCTAGAGCGCAACAATGATGGTAGCCAATTCTTAGCCCACTGGAGCTCTGACAAAGACGATGATTTTCTGCATAAGGTGACCCTTGATAGTTTCTCGATCAATAAATATGAGGTCACTTGGGAGGAGTTTGATACCTTTAGCCGAGCGACTAATCGGCAACTATATGAAGACGGTTTATGGTTCCACAAACCACAAATACCTGCGTTTATGCCTAATTGGAATGAAGCCAAAGCCTATTGTGATTGGTTGGCCAAGCAGACTGGTTTGGCCTTTGATATGCCGACCGAGGCGCAGTGGGAGTATGCAGCAAGAAGTAGAGGGCTCAATGTACCGTTTGGCACGAATGACGGCATGATTGATAGAAATGGCTCTAACATCAGTGGTTGGTATGATGACCCAAAACACGCAGCGACAGGCGATTACTACCCACCTAACCCGCTTGGGCTACACCATATGTCAGGCAACGTTAGCGAATATGTTAAGGATTGGTACGCTGAAGACTATTACCAACACTCACCTGAGCTAAACCCTCAAGGCCCCGATACGGGCCAAAAGAAGGTTATTCGTGGTGGAAGCTATCACTCCTCCAGCCGATTTAATCTAGCGATTCGACGCGACTCTGTGGAACCGGATAAAGCCGACTATGTCGGCTTACGGTGTGTAATTAATAATCCAGCGCCTATCCATCAATAA
- a CDS encoding formylglycine-generating enzyme family protein → MIMPTRNHLLSSILALSGLISACKSPSDDAPILESDIERVIQQTLDNMVFVKGGSFIMGDFGKLERNSDGSQFLAHWSSDKDDDFLHRVTLDSFSINKYEVTWEEFDTFSRATNRPIFKEGKRFHRPNIPAYMPNWYEAKAFCDWLAKQSGLAFDMPTEAQWEYAARSRGLNVPFGTNDGMIDRNGSNIKGWHVSQKHPVRGDFYPSNPLGLHHISGNVPEYTKDWYAEGYYQHSPEQNPQGPDTGQKKVIRGGSNASSSRFTLTIRRDSVEPDKADYVGLRCVVNNPTPIHR, encoded by the coding sequence ATGATCATGCCAACACGCAACCATTTACTATCGTCCATTTTAGCTCTATCAGGGCTGATTTCTGCCTGTAAATCACCCTCTGACGATGCGCCAATCTTAGAGTCAGATATTGAACGGGTAATCCAACAAACCCTTGATAATATGGTCTTTGTCAAAGGCGGCAGTTTTATCATGGGGGACTTCGGTAAGCTAGAGCGCAACAGTGATGGTAGCCAATTCTTAGCCCACTGGAGCTCTGACAAAGACGATGATTTTCTGCATAGAGTGACCCTTGATAGTTTTTCAATCAATAAATATGAAGTCACCTGGGAAGAATTTGATACGTTTAGCCGAGCGACTAATCGACCTATTTTTAAGGAAGGTAAGCGCTTCCACCGGCCTAATATCCCCGCTTATATGCCCAATTGGTATGAGGCTAAAGCCTTTTGCGACTGGTTGGCCAAGCAGAGTGGCTTGGCCTTTGATATGCCCACCGAAGCGCAGTGGGAATATGCGGCTCGAAGTCGGGGGCTGAATGTACCATTTGGCACGAATGATGGAATGATTGACCGCAATGGCTCTAACATCAAAGGCTGGCATGTCTCTCAAAAGCATCCGGTTAGAGGCGATTTTTATCCCTCGAATCCTTTAGGGCTTCATCATATATCCGGCAATGTTCCCGAATATACCAAAGACTGGTACGCTGAAGGCTATTATCAACACTCACCTGAGCAAAACCCTCAAGGCCCCGATACGGGCCAAAAAAAGGTCATTCGCGGCGGCAGTAATGCCTCCTCAAGTCGTTTTACCTTAACGATTCGGCGCGACTCAGTCGAACCCGATAAAGCCGACTATGTCGGCTTACGGTGTGTAGTCAACAATCCAACACCTATCCATCGATAA
- a CDS encoding AraC family transcriptional regulator produces MPNKQTLAPHQNEATTIASWAKAVCAAIDARGVNSAELLMQADISPDTLAETEGRVPVSNMSRLWALAVNTTGDDAFGLSVPNYITPTTFHALGFSLMVSSSLRDAWLRTQRYYQIVSNALEIQIQHGEDESALCYVKIPGKEYAKEAIDAFVATMVKLSADITAGNAQPTKILLERTKPAQSDQFKASFSCDVYFESKRNEIYYKNEDLDRVLTTANRDIALKNDEVVQSYLARLLQQSFSKQVTEKIITLLAMGEPNQQLVANELNISSRQLQRKLKDESTSFRGLLEDVRKDLAKNYLAKPQQSIIEIAFQLGFQDPSNFTRAFKRWFGVSPTAFRRQQP; encoded by the coding sequence ATGCCAAATAAACAAACACTCGCCCCCCATCAAAACGAAGCTACAACCATTGCATCATGGGCTAAAGCCGTATGCGCCGCGATTGATGCCCGAGGCGTAAATAGTGCTGAATTATTGATGCAGGCTGATATTTCACCAGACACCCTCGCTGAAACAGAAGGTCGTGTTCCAGTATCAAACATGAGCCGACTTTGGGCTTTAGCGGTTAACACAACAGGTGATGATGCGTTTGGCCTTAGCGTACCTAACTACATAACACCCACAACCTTTCATGCATTGGGGTTTTCATTAATGGTGAGTTCATCATTAAGAGACGCATGGCTGAGAACACAACGCTATTACCAAATTGTCAGTAACGCATTAGAAATTCAAATTCAGCACGGGGAAGATGAGTCAGCACTTTGCTACGTTAAAATCCCCGGAAAAGAGTACGCGAAAGAAGCAATCGACGCTTTTGTAGCCACAATGGTAAAACTGTCTGCAGACATCACAGCCGGTAACGCCCAGCCTACCAAAATACTACTCGAGCGCACAAAACCAGCGCAAAGCGATCAATTTAAAGCCTCATTCTCATGCGATGTCTATTTTGAGTCCAAGCGCAATGAGATTTACTATAAAAATGAAGACCTCGACCGAGTATTAACAACCGCTAACAGAGACATTGCACTAAAAAATGATGAAGTGGTGCAAAGCTACTTAGCACGGCTGTTACAGCAGTCGTTTTCAAAGCAGGTAACAGAAAAAATCATCACGTTACTGGCTATGGGTGAGCCAAATCAGCAGCTAGTAGCCAACGAGTTAAATATCAGCAGCCGCCAACTACAACGAAAGTTAAAAGATGAATCCACGTCATTTAGAGGCTTGCTGGAAGATGTCAGAAAAGATCTGGCAAAAAACTATCTCGCTAAACCTCAGCAATCGATCATCGAAATAGCCTTTCAACTAGGGTTTCAAGACCCAAGCAACTTTACTCGAGCATTTAAACGCTGGTTTGGGGTATCACCCACTGCATTTAGGAGGCAACAGCCGTAA
- a CDS encoding formylglycine-generating enzyme family protein translates to MPKRYHLLLSILALSGLLSACQSPSDDTPTLESDIERVIQQTLDNMVFVEGGHFIMGDFGKLQRDSRGNQYLAHWSSDKDDDYLHKVTLDSFSINKYEVTWEEFDTFSKDTNRPIFMDGKRFHQPNIPAYMPNWYEAKAYCDWLAKQTGLAFDLPTEAQWEYAARSRGLNVPFATNTGMIDRKGSNIKGWDDSQWYPIVGNYYPPNPLGLHHMSGNIAEYVKDWYSEDYYQHTPAHNPQGPKAGVTKVIRGGSVASSSRFNLVINRDSVEPDKADYVGLRCVVNNPTPIHR, encoded by the coding sequence ATGCCAAAACGCTACCATCTTCTATTGTCTATTTTAGCTCTATCAGGGCTGCTCTCTGCCTGTCAGTCACCCTCTGATGATACCCCAACCTTAGAGTCAGATATTGAACGGGTAATCCAACAAACCCTGGATAATATGGTCTTTGTGGAAGGCGGTCATTTTATCATGGGTGACTTTGGCAAACTGCAGCGCGATAGCCGTGGCAACCAGTATTTAGCCCACTGGAGCAGCGATAAAGATGATGATTATCTCCATAAGGTGACCCTTGATAGTTTCTCTATCAATAAATATGAGGTCACTTGGGAGGAGTTTGATACCTTTAGCAAAGATACCAACCGACCTATTTTTATGGACGGGAAGCGCTTTCACCAGCCCAATATACCCGCCTACATGCCTAACTGGTATGAGGCCAAAGCCTATTGTGATTGGTTGGCCAAGCAGACTGGTTTGGCCTTTGACTTACCCACCGAGGCGCAATGGGAATATGCAGCTCGCAGTCGGGGGCTCAATGTCCCCTTTGCCACCAACACCGGCATGATTGACCGAAAAGGCTCTAATATCAAGGGCTGGGATGACTCACAGTGGTATCCAATAGTAGGGAATTACTACCCACCTAATCCGCTGGGGCTTCACCATATGTCAGGTAATATTGCTGAATATGTTAAGGATTGGTATTCCGAAGACTATTACCAACACACCCCCGCACACAACCCTCAAGGGCCCAAAGCCGGTGTTACGAAAGTCATTCGAGGCGGTAGCGTTGCCTCTTCAAGCCGGTTCAATTTGGTGATCAACAGAGACTCTGTCGAACCTGATAAAGCCGACTATGTCGGCTTACGGTGTGTAGTCAACAATCCAACACCTATCCATCGGTAA
- a CDS encoding formylglycine-generating enzyme family protein, translating into MSQLKSKQTLLLTLFVLLSACQSPSDDTPTLESDIERVIQQTLDNMVFVEGGSFIMGDFGKLERNSDGSQFLAHWSSDKDDDFLHKVTLDSFSINKYEVTWEEFDTFSRATNRPIFKAGKWFHLPEVPAYMPNWYEAKAYCDWLAEQSGLAFDMPTEAQWEYAARSRGLNVPFATNDGLIDFNGSNIKGGSDSQKHPVRGDYYPPNPLGLHHMSGNIDEYVKDWYLEDYYQHSPEINPQGPKTGVKKTVRGGSNASSSRFNMTIRRHAVEPDKADYVGLRCVINNPAPIHQ; encoded by the coding sequence ATGTCTCAGCTAAAAAGCAAACAAACACTCCTTCTCACACTATTTGTACTGCTCTCTGCCTGTCAGTCACCCTCTGATGATACCCCAACCTTAGAGTCAGATATTGAACGGGTAATCCAACAAACACTTGATAATATGGTCTTTGTCGAAGGCGGCAGTTTTATCATGGGGGACTTCGGTAAGCTAGAGCGTAACAGTGATGGTAGCCAATTCTTAGCCCACTGGAGCTCTGACAAAGACGATGATTTTCTGCATAAGGTGACCCTTGATAGTTTCTCGATCAATAAATATGAGGTCACTTGGGAGGAGTTTGATACCTTTAGCCGAGCGACTAATCGACCTATTTTTAAAGCCGGTAAATGGTTCCACCTACCGGAGGTCCCCGCTTATATGCCTAACTGGTATGAGGCTAAAGCCTATTGTGACTGGTTAGCCGAGCAGAGTGGCTTGGCCTTTGATATGCCGACCGAGGCGCAGTGGGAGTATGCGGCTCGCAGCAGAGGGCTCAACGTACCGTTTGCGACGAATGATGGATTGATTGACTTTAACGGCTCTAACATTAAAGGCGGGAGCGACTCTCAAAAGCACCCTGTAAGAGGCGACTACTACCCTCCCAACCCGTTAGGGCTTCATCATATGTCCGGCAACATAGACGAGTATGTTAAGGATTGGTATTTAGAAGACTATTACCAACATTCTCCTGAGATAAATCCCCAAGGCCCTAAAACTGGTGTTAAAAAAACAGTACGGGGTGGCAGTAACGCATCCTCTAGCCGCTTTAACATGACTATACGACGTCATGCCGTCGAACCCGATAAAGCCGACTATGTCGGCTTACGGTGTGTAATTAATAATCCAGCGCCTATCCATCAATAA